The genomic segment TGTACTCACATATTGCTGCAGTTCGTCGAAGTGTTTTTCGGTGTCCTGGTCATCACCTGTCTTGTGGTCGAATCCGCCGGCAATAAGGTAGTAATCCTCTCCTGATCGGTGGTAGCGACAATAATGATATGGATCATAAAGGTCAGCAGCCTGACCAAGCTGCTGGGGCTGATTTCGGAGTTTTAACGCGAGTGCGTAGCTTCGGTAGGGCGCCAGCAAAATACTAAAGCGATTTTTCCCAGGAGGAATATGGGTGGCCCAAATTAGATCTTTTGCAGTAAATGTACGTCCATCTTCCGCTTTTAATGTGATCAGCCCGTTGCTGTTATTAAAGTCTTTGACACGCTGCTGAACCAACAGCGCTCCCCCAGCCTTGATATATGCATGCAACATACCATTAAGATACTTTAATGGATGAAACTGTGCCTGTCCCTCAATGCGAATTGCTTTTTCAAACGGTAGATTGAATGGAATATTACTTGTTTCAACAGTTTTTACGCCCAAGTTTCGATGTGCTTTCAGTATTTTGTCCAATTGCTCGTTTTGCTGTTTCTCGGCACTAAATAAAAAAAAATCGCATTCGGCAAAATCACAGTCTATAGCGTAGGTTCGGACATTGTCGTGGATATACGTTAACGTATTCTGCGCGCTATCGGCAAGTAACTGCGCTCCCTGCTGTCCAAAATTGTTGATAATTTCGTCATAGGAAGCATCGAAAAAGTTATTAATGTGGGCAGTGGTCCCTCCTGTCGTACCAAAACCCGGAGTTTCTTTCTCGATCAGAAGACAGTGAATACCTTTATTTTGCAGTTCTAACGCCAGCGTCACACCTGTAATGCCTGCGCCGACGATAATAGTATCGTATGCCGATTCTTTTGCATGATAACGAAAATCATATTCTGGAGCTTTCTGCCAGAAGCTACTGTTAAAGCCGTCACGTTTCATAGACTAATCAATTTTAAAAGGCCGGGAAAATGGAACCCCAGCCTTTCGTGGTATAATTCATTATGGTTTGCGGAAATTGAACCCATACTGCGATACTATAGTTTGCCGAATAAATACGTAAAAAAAACAAGAAATACGCCTTCGCTTGCCGGTCAAAACCTTCCTATTTCAAATCATGTTCCTATAAAAAATAAGAATAGACTTAGAACGATAATCATGAAAAGCGACGCGAAAGACTACCTCGATGCAATCACTCCTACGTGGGTGAAGGGTAAAAAAATATTGGTCACAGGTGGCACAACTGGAATTGGGCGAGCAACAGCACTTCTGCTCGCTGCGCTCGGCAATGATATATTCGTCTGCGGACATCACGAGCAACAGCTGGAAGACACATTGCGCGACTATGAAAAGTTTGAGATGGCGGGATCGCTGCGCGGGATTGTGGTAGATCTCGCCACTCAAGAAGGGATTGAAAAGCTTTTTAAGGAATTTGACGATCAATATGACCAGCTGGATATATTGATTAACAATGCGGCAATTGCTTTTCAGTCTGTAAAAGACGGTAGCTATACGGACCAGGATTATTTGCTTCGGACAAATATTCTCGGGTATCTCGCCTGTGCCCGTTCAGCATTAATTCGGATGGAACCTCGCGGTGCTGGGCATATCGTAAACGTAGGTTCGATGAGTGCGGACGTTCGGGAGGCGCAAAGTTCCGTATACGTCTGCTCCAAAGGTGCTATTCAGGCATTTACCGAATCTCTTCGTAAAGAAGTCAATCCGAAGGGAATCCAGGTGTCGCTAATTGAACCCGGCGCGGTCGGTACTGATATGCAACCTTATCCACCGGAAGAGCAACAACAAAAGATTGACGATATGGACATGCTGTACGCCGAAGATATCGCGCGCGCAATAGCTTTTATCGTGTCGCAGCCTATACGGACAGGAGTTGTAGCCATGCAGGTAAAACCACTGTTGCAGATTATATAACCAGTTTTATTACTGCACATCAACGCGCTGTTGTCAATGACTATTGGATATTTAATAGGAATTTTGAACCTATAACTTGTGTTATAGACGTCCCATCACTGTCTACAGGCTAAACAATGTAAATAATG from the Sphingobacterium thalpophilum genome contains:
- a CDS encoding SDR family oxidoreductase; translation: MKSDAKDYLDAITPTWVKGKKILVTGGTTGIGRATALLLAALGNDIFVCGHHEQQLEDTLRDYEKFEMAGSLRGIVVDLATQEGIEKLFKEFDDQYDQLDILINNAAIAFQSVKDGSYTDQDYLLRTNILGYLACARSALIRMEPRGAGHIVNVGSMSADVREAQSSVYVCSKGAIQAFTESLRKEVNPKGIQVSLIEPGAVGTDMQPYPPEEQQQKIDDMDMLYAEDIARAIAFIVSQPIRTGVVAMQVKPLLQII
- a CDS encoding FAD-dependent oxidoreductase; this translates as MKRDGFNSSFWQKAPEYDFRYHAKESAYDTIIVGAGITGVTLALELQNKGIHCLLIEKETPGFGTTGGTTAHINNFFDASYDEIINNFGQQGAQLLADSAQNTLTYIHDNVRTYAIDCDFAECDFFLFSAEKQQNEQLDKILKAHRNLGVKTVETSNIPFNLPFEKAIRIEGQAQFHPLKYLNGMLHAYIKAGGALLVQQRVKDFNNSNGLITLKAEDGRTFTAKDLIWATHIPPGKNRFSILLAPYRSYALALKLRNQPQQLGQAADLYDPYHYCRYHRSGEDYYLIAGGFDHKTGDDQDTEKHFDELQQYVSTHFPDGEFVAKWSSQYYVSADGLPYIGRMPHESNIYISTGYGGNGMTFGSMAALIIPDLIAGKETALSKVLSPGRIKPIASAKSVISEGINASGHFIKDKLSAEELDHFKDIQLNEGKVVSYHNEQIAVYRDQTGMLHLLSPTCPHMGCMVNWNPAEKSWDCPCHGSRFDIDGKLLNGPAVSDLSSATIYSLK